One Candidatus Effluviviaceae Genus I sp. DNA segment encodes these proteins:
- a CDS encoding ABC transporter permease translates to MDSALRMATPLMLAALGGMFSERSGVVNIGLEGIMLTGAFTSVLATWATGDPWVGAAAGVAGGMLIALIHAVVSVTFRADQIVSGVAINLFALGATQFLTWIVWGSSANSPPVASMAHWTLPASWGGLARAVNPVLGHYPPLVLVALASVAVSHLVLFRTPFGLRLRATGEHPEAADTLGISVRRMRFAGVLLSGALAGLGGAFLALNTHQFVKNMSAGRGFIALAAMIFGKWSPLGALGASLLFGYAEAVQMGLQGRQVPTEFVQMIPYVLTMVALVGVIGRSRPPAAVGKAY, encoded by the coding sequence ATGGACTCCGCGCTCAGGATGGCGACGCCGCTCATGCTCGCGGCGCTCGGGGGCATGTTCTCCGAACGGTCGGGCGTGGTGAACATCGGGCTTGAGGGCATCATGCTCACGGGCGCGTTCACGAGCGTGCTCGCGACGTGGGCCACCGGCGACCCGTGGGTCGGCGCGGCGGCGGGCGTCGCGGGCGGCATGCTCATCGCGCTCATCCACGCGGTCGTCTCCGTGACGTTCAGGGCCGACCAGATCGTGAGCGGGGTCGCGATCAACCTCTTCGCGCTCGGCGCGACGCAGTTCCTCACCTGGATCGTGTGGGGGAGCTCGGCCAACTCGCCGCCCGTCGCCTCGATGGCGCACTGGACGCTGCCGGCGTCGTGGGGCGGCCTCGCGCGCGCCGTGAACCCGGTGCTCGGACACTACCCGCCGCTCGTGCTCGTCGCGCTCGCAAGCGTCGCGGTCTCGCACCTCGTGCTGTTCCGCACGCCGTTCGGCCTTCGGCTCCGCGCGACCGGCGAGCACCCCGAGGCGGCCGACACGCTGGGCATCAGCGTGCGGCGGATGCGGTTCGCCGGCGTGCTCCTGAGCGGGGCGCTCGCGGGCTTGGGCGGAGCGTTCCTCGCGCTCAACACGCACCAGTTCGTGAAGAACATGTCGGCCGGGCGCGGGTTCATCGCGCTCGCGGCGATGATCTTCGGGAAGTGGAGCCCGCTCGGGGCGCTCGGCGCGTCGCTGCTGTTCGGGTACGCCGAGGCCGTGCAGATGGGCCTCCAGGGCCGGCAGGTTCCCACCGAGTTCGTGCAGATGATCCCCTACGTGCTCACCATGGTCGCCCTCGTCGGCGTCATCGGCCGGTCCCGTCCCCCCGCAGCGGTGGGGAAGGCGTATTGA